A stretch of the Pseudomonas sp. ACM7 genome encodes the following:
- a CDS encoding putative 2-aminoethylphosphonate ABC transporter substrate-binding protein, producing the protein MFKPMALAAAVLTAFSLNAFAAKTELTVYTALEAEQLKTYKEAFEKANPDVEIKWVRDSTGIITAKLLAEKARPQADAVWGLAASSLAILDQQGMLQSYAPKDLGKIGGNYRDAANPPAWVGMDVWAATICFNTVEAEKQGLSKPVSWQDLTKPEYKGKIVMPNPASSGTGFLDVSAWLQTFGEKQGWQYMDDLHQNIGQYVHSGSKPCKLAAAGEFPIGISFEYPAVQLKRQGAPLDIILPKEGLGWEIEATAVIKGTPHEDAAKKLADFSASPAAMELYKENFAVLAQPGIAKPQTELPADYEQRLIKNDFAWASKNRDEILTEWRKRYDGKSEKVAAK; encoded by the coding sequence ATGTTCAAGCCTATGGCCCTGGCCGCTGCTGTCCTCACCGCTTTCAGCCTGAACGCCTTCGCGGCGAAAACCGAGTTGACGGTGTACACCGCCCTCGAAGCCGAACAACTGAAGACCTACAAAGAAGCCTTCGAAAAGGCCAACCCGGACGTCGAGATCAAGTGGGTACGCGACTCCACCGGCATCATCACCGCCAAACTGCTGGCCGAAAAAGCCCGCCCGCAGGCTGATGCGGTGTGGGGCCTGGCCGCTTCGAGCCTGGCGATCCTCGACCAGCAAGGCATGCTGCAAAGTTACGCGCCGAAGGACCTGGGCAAGATCGGCGGCAACTACCGCGACGCCGCCAACCCGCCGGCCTGGGTCGGCATGGACGTCTGGGCTGCGACCATTTGCTTCAACACTGTCGAAGCCGAAAAGCAGGGCCTGAGCAAACCCGTGAGCTGGCAGGACCTGACCAAGCCTGAGTACAAAGGCAAAATCGTCATGCCCAACCCGGCGTCGTCCGGCACCGGTTTCCTCGACGTCAGCGCCTGGCTGCAAACCTTCGGCGAGAAGCAGGGCTGGCAGTACATGGACGACCTGCACCAGAACATCGGCCAGTACGTTCACTCCGGTTCCAAGCCGTGCAAACTGGCGGCGGCGGGTGAATTCCCGATCGGCATTTCCTTTGAATACCCGGCTGTTCAGTTGAAGCGCCAAGGCGCGCCGCTGGACATCATCCTGCCGAAAGAAGGTCTGGGCTGGGAGATCGAAGCCACCGCCGTGATCAAGGGCACACCGCACGAGGATGCCGCAAAGAAACTGGCTGACTTCTCTGCCAGCCCGGCGGCGATGGAGCTTTATAAAGAGAACTTCGCCGTCCTCGCGCAACCGGGTATCGCCAAGCCGCAAACCGAATTGCCGGCGGATTATGAGCAGCGTTTGATCAAGAACGACTTTGCCTGGGCGTCGAAGAATCGCGATGAAATCCTGACCGAATGGCGCAAGCGCTAT